The Triticum aestivum cultivar Chinese Spring chromosome 7B, IWGSC CS RefSeq v2.1, whole genome shotgun sequence genome window below encodes:
- the LOC123156859 gene encoding translation initiation factor IF-2, protein MAYSKGAGGGGMSAVDAILAEVADLVALEQIARLNTAHLAGLDDSALPSSLESRFRKLKSLPTAAPAPPAKTLGRSATAPPQRRDDPAADPLPQPQTDPPAPVAPASQEAKEHSPPPRPRADPSKKSVPAVREDDEEEDLERLFGPGRGRPTLRERNRGRDDDGSLSPPPPRQACCFPFSPKKAPQRAPTARSRKDRVGGAPDDVLGIDAGEWGDENRKMVTELKEQQRKLKKALEEQVKVSRETAKMARWVKQASARMTHTDAIDDLLSDSDIDDDDELK, encoded by the coding sequence ATGGCGTACTCCAAGGGAGCTGGCGGCGGCGGGATGTCGGCGGTGGACGCCATCCTCGCGGAGGTGGCCGACCTGGTCGCGCTGGAGCAGATCGCCAGGCTCAACACGGCGCACCTCGCCGGCCTCGACGACTCGGCCCTCCCGTCCAGCCTCGAGTCCCGCTTCCGCAAGCTCAAGTCCCTCCCCACCGCTgcccccgcgccgcccgccaaGACCCTGGGCCGgagcgccaccgcgccgccccagCGCCGCGACGATCCTGCTGCCGACCCTCTCCCGCAACCGCAAACGGACCCCCCTGCGCCGGTCGCCCCGGCGAGCCAAGAGGCGAAGGAGCATAGCCCTCCCCCGCGGCCGCGGGCTGATCCTTCTAAGAAGAGCGTCCCCGCGGTTcgagaggacgacgaggaggaggacctgGAGCGGCTCTTCGGGCCAGGGCGCGGCCGGCCGACGCTGAGGGAGCGGAACAGGGGCAGGGACGACGACGGctccctgtcgccgccgccgccgcgccaggcGTGCTGCTTCCCCTTCTCGCCCAAGAAGGCCCCGCAGAGGGCCCCGACCGCACGGAGCAGGAAGGACCGCGTGGGAGGAGCGCCGGACGACGTCCTCGGCATCGACGCCGGCGAGTGGGGCGACGAGAACAGGAAGATGGTCACGGAGCTCAAGGAGCAGCAGCGCAAGCTCAAGAAGGCGCTCGAGGAGCAGGTCAAGGTCAGCAGGGAGACGGCCAAGATGGCGCGGTGGGTCAAGCAGGCCTCCGCGCGCATGACGCACACGGACGCCATTGACGACCTGCTCAGCGACAGCGacatcgacgacgacgacgagctcAAGTGA
- the LOC123156858 gene encoding pentatricopeptide repeat-containing protein At5g42310, chloroplastic has protein sequence MDACCLVRRHLHQPLQLPPLQCLTLGRCCRRRRRGVAIAVAFCSTAPDHHRERPWESYDRDIQPRAGSDLARSLQLLADMQAAGMRPSAAAYARLIRALARAGRTLEAEALLLEMRHLGLRPDSAHYNALLEGLLARAHLRLADRLLLQMADDGVARNRRTYMLLLDAYARAGRLEDSWWVLGEMKRRGIRLGTAGYSTLVRLYRDSGMWKKATDLIMEMQEVGVELDVKIYNGLIDTFGKYGQLADARRVFEKMRGQGIKPDIATWNALIRWHCRVGNMKRALRFLAAMQEEGMYPDPKIFITIISRLGEQGKWDELKELFDKMRNRGFKESGAIYAVLVDIYGQYGHFRDAQECVAALKAENLQLSPSIFCVLANAYAQQGLCEQTVSVLQLMEAEGIEPNLVMLNLLINAFSTAGRHSEALAVFQHIKDSGMSPDVVTYTTLMKAFMRVKRYEKVSEVYSEMERAGCTPDRKAREMLHDVSVTLEQMGCY, from the exons ATGGACGCCTGCTGCCTCGTCCGCCGGCATCTTCACCAACCGCTGCAGCTTCCGCCCCTCCAGTGTCTGACTCTgggccgctgctgccgccgccgccgccgcggcgtagccatcgccgtcgccttctGCTCAACGGCGCCTGACCACCACCGGGAGCGGCCATGGGAGTCCTACGACCGCGACATCCAGCCCCGCGCGGGCTCCGATCTGGCCCGCTCGCTCCAACTCCTCGCGGACATGCAGGCCGCCGGGATgcgccccagcgccgccgcctACGCGCGCCTCATCCGCGCGCTGGCCCGCGCCGGCCGCACgctcgaggccgaggcgctcctccTCGAGATGCGCCACCTCGGGCTCCGCCCGGACTCCGCGCACTACAACGCGCTCCTCGAGGGCCTCCTCGCGAGGGCGCACCTCCGCCTCGccgaccgcctcctcctccagaTGGCCGACGACGGGGTCGCGCGGAACCGGCGCACCTACATGCTCCTGCTGGACGCCTACGCCCGCGCCGGCCGCCTCGAGGACTCGTGGTGGGTCCTCGGCGAGATGAAGCGCCGGGGGATCCGGCTCGGCACCGCCGGGTACAGCACGCTGGTGCGGCTTTACAGGGACAGCGGCATGTGGAAGAAGGCCACCGACCTCATCATGGAGATGCAGGAGGTCGGGGTGGAGCTCGACGTTAAGATTTACAACGGCTTGATCGATACGTTCGGCAAGTACGGGCAGCTCGCCGATGCGCGCAGGGTGTTTGAGAAAATGCGTGGGCAGGGTATCAAGCCGGATATTGCTACGTGGAACGCTTTGATTCGATGGCACTGTCGGGTTGGGAACATGAAGCGTGCCCTGCGATTCCTTGCTGCCATGCAGGAGGAAGGGATGTACCCGGACCCAAAGATCTTCATTACGATCATCAGCAGGTTGGGGGAGCAAGGGAAGTGGGATGAGCTCAAAGAGCTGTTTGATAAAATGAGGAATCGAGGGTTCAAGGAGAGCGGTGCAATATATGCAGTTTTGGTCGACATTTACGGTCAGTATGGCCATTTTCGCGATGCCCAGGAATGTGTAGCTGCTCTTAAAGCTGAAAACCTGCAGCTCTCGCCTAGTATCTTCTGCGTCCTGGCGAACGCTTATGCTCAACAG GGTTTGTGTGAACAAACTGTAAGTGTTCTTCAATTGATGGAGGCAGAAGGAATTGAACCAAATCTCGTTATGTTGAATTTGTTAATCAATGCTTTTAGTACGGCTGGAAGGCACTCGGAGGCACTAGCTGTATTCCAGCATATCAAGGACAGT GGTATGAGCCCAGATGTTGTGACTTACACTACTCTAATGAAGGCTTTCATGAGAGTAAAAAGATATGAGAAG GTTTCAGAAGTATATAGTGAAATGGAGCGTGCTGGCTGTACCCCAGATAGAAAAGCTAGGGAAATGTTGCATGATGTGTCTGTTACACTGGAACAAATGGGAT GTTATTGA
- the LOC123156047 gene encoding uncharacterized protein yields MTNTMLGLLADLVAKGKRTSSGFTETHLKQCVAILNEQFKLAIASDQVRNRLKKWRKIWVRVVNLKNLSGALWDEDTCTIRLSDEHYAGHCMTHKPDAPFLNNPIEHYHAMATIFGTTGAKGMNARSGNDLLSIDVDDEENGGEWWDQHVTTSW; encoded by the exons ATGACCAACACTATGCTAGGTTTGTTGGCTGATCTTGTTGCTAAAGGAAAGAGAACTTCTAGTGGATTCACGGAGACACATCTCAAACAATGTGTTGCTATTCTGAATGAGCAATTCAAGCTAGCTATCGCCTCTGATCAAGTTAGAAACCGTCTCAAGAAGTGGAGGAAGATTTGGGTCAGGGTTGTCAATTTGAAGAATTTAAGTGGAGCTCTATGGGATGAAGATACTTGTACAATTAGGCTCAGCGATGAACACTATGCAGGTCATTGCATG ACCCACAAACCTGATGCTCCCTTCTTGAATAACCCAATTGAGCACTACCATGCCATGGCGACCATTTTTGGAACAACCGGGGCTAAGGGGATGAATGCAAGGTCTGGAAATGATCTCCTCTCTATTGATGTCGATGATGAGGAGAATGGTGGTGAATGGTGGGATCAACACGTCACCACAAGTTGGTGA